A window of Paenibacillus phoenicis genomic DNA:
GTATCCTTCGGCGTATTTGTTCGTGAGTACGGATCCCATCGCTTCCATGACCGCCTCGCTGACGATGTTCTCGGAAGCGATCAGCTCAATGTTGTTGCGCTGACGCTTCAGCTCCAGATTCATGGCCTCCAGCACAGCCGGATCTTGCTTTCTCAAATTTTCCATCTTCCGTTATCCTCCTTAGAATCAAAGCCTATTCTTCATCGCAAAGCGTGGAATCCGAATCCGGCGGCAGCGTATAAACCGCCCGTTCCCCGCCGATCAGCTTCGGACGGGTCGTCGCTGCCGTAACGCGCGCTTGCCCAACCTGGCGCAGTGAAGGACGAAACGGCACAGCCACCCGCCGCAAATGCATGCCGATCAGCGTTTCGCCGATATCGATCCCGGCGTGGGCTTCCAGCGTTTCTGCCAAGCACGGGGCCGACAAACGCCTATAGGCTGCAGCGGCCATCGATCCGCCCGCCTTCGGCACGGGAACCGCAGCCACCTCCGTCAAGGAAAGCCGCTCCAGCACCGCCCGTTCGACCACCAGCGCACGGTTTAAATGCTCGCAGCATTGAAACGCGACGTCAAAGCCGTATTTGGCCCGAACCTGTTCGATCCCGGCCCACAGCTCGGCCGCGATGTCCTCAGCTCCGCTTGTGCCGATTCGTTTGCCCGCCACTTCACTGGTGCTGGCCCCGATGACCAGCAGCTTCCCCGGACCCAGATGAGCTGCAGCGGCCACTTCCTCCGCAATCGTTGCTACCTGTGTCCGCAGGGTTCCGAGCTTTTCACGTTCCATGTGATGCCAGCTCCTTTCTCCGTAAACCATAAAACATGTCACAAAGACTGTCCTTATTATATCAGAGAAAGGCGCACCGCAAACGGATGTCCGTCCGCTTCACTCAAAACCAACCAACAAAAAAAGAGCATAACGCAACTTACGTGCGTCGTGCTCTTTGCCCAGGCGACCGGCCGTATTCTCCGATGCTCCATCGTGGTTTGATCCACTCTTGTCGCCAGTTACATCGGAGCTAAAACTTCTGCTATTAGAATAAAGCATCCGCGAAGCAAATGCAACTGGTTTAATGCCCCTCGCCGCGCTCCAGCTTGGCGATCAGCTTCTCAAGCGCTGCGCTGATCTCCGCCGCCGTTCGGTCATAGTCCGCTCGCGAACCGCCAAACGGATCGGAAATATCGAAAGTGGGCAGCCGAAGATGCAGTTCATCCAGCCGCCGCTGCTGCTCCGCAGGCCACTCGTTCCCCAGCGCCCGCGCCAGCTCCCGGTCCGCCGCGAGGCGCCGGAACTCCTCCAAGGTAGCTAATATGGAGGCGTCTTCTTCAACGTATTCTTTTAATGTAAATATTTTATCGGCTGTCTCCGGAAATGAATGAATCACCTGGCGCTTATGCCCTTGCGTCAGCGTCAGAATCAGATCGGCCCACTCCGCCAGTTCGGCATAGAGAGGGGTAGATTCAAAAGTATCCTTAATCCCCCGGTCCCGTAGCACGGCTTCCGCATGACGGGAAATGGAGGCCCCTTTCATGGCGGCTACGCCAGCCGAGCGGACTTCCACGTCCAGCCCCCGGTCCCGCGCCAGCTTGCGCAGCATACCTTCGGCCATCGGGCTGCGGCAGGTATTTCCGGTACACACAAACAAGATGCGCATGCCCTTTCACCTCCATATTCAGCGGGAAGGCTTACCCGCGTTTGGACCTTATTTTATCACGAAAGGCCTCGGTTTCAAAAGATAAACAATAGTCCAAACGCCAGCAAGATCGCGCCGCCGGCCGCCTCCCCGTAATCGCCCAGCGAACGCCCCACCCCTCGCCCCATCGCCAGCCCGACCAAGGACATGATACCGCCAAAAAATCCAAAAGCCAGCACCGTCAGCAGCCAGTCTCCTTGGAACATGCCCAGCGACACGCCAACGGAAAACGAATCGATGCTGACGCTCAGCGAAAACAGCAGCACGCCTAACCAGGTCCGGTGGTTGATCGACTGTACACCGCTGCCTTTAACCGAGCTGACGATCATATGCGCGCCAAGCAGGAACAGGAGCCCGCCTGCCACGTATCGTGCCAAGCTTCCGAGCAGCGCGCCGACATACTGTCCCGCCGCGATCCCCAACAGAGGCATTAGCACGTGAAAGAGAGCCACCATCGTCCCGATACGGAACGCATCTTTCCGCCGGACTCCCTTCATCCCGATGCCGACGCCCAGCGATAAAGCATCCAGCCCCAGCGCAATCGCCATCAGCAGGATCGTCACCAGCTCTCCCAGCCGCTCATAAGCCTCTGTCATAACCGTTAGTCCCCTTTGTTCCGTCTTTTGTACAACCATATGCGGACAGGTCCCGGTTCATGACTTAAGGGGCACGTGGGGCTTTGGGTGAGAAGGGGGAATCGAGGGGCGCGGATCCCCCACCAACGTGGAATTAACGGTAAAAGATGGCGTTATTTTCTCAACATTTGGGGGAGATCGGACAATTAACGGTATTTTGTGTCGCTAATTCGCCCTCTAGTCGGCCGTTCTCCCGATATCCGCAAAAATAACACCACGATTTACCGCTATTTGCGCAAAACAAGGCCTTACCTCTAAAAATAACGCCAGTTTTTACCGCTAATCACTGCCAAAAGCGCCGAACGAGCCTCTACGGTACGAATCGTACTTAAGCTCGCCCTTTAGTTCAGCAGGTGAAGCGTTCATTCCACTAATCTTCCCAACCGCCGAACAAATCGATCTGACGCGGCGGAAGCTCGCGCGGCGATTGGCCCAGCAGGCCCATCATGTCTAGAGCGTTTGCCGCTGCATCTCCGCCGGAATTGTTGTTGAAGATCATACAAATCTCCTTCGTCCCTTGGCTGAACAACTGGTCCAACATTCCAACCCAGTCCTGCAACTCCTCCAGCGAATAGCGGTACAACGTACGAATCTCCCGCCAATTGGGTGCGCTGGCTTGACTCCAACCTGCGGCATTTCGCCCATGCATGCGGACGATCGTTAACTCGGGGTCAGTGGGTTCCAGCACCGTGGGAACCGAGCCTCGTCCGATCTGGGGCTCATCGCAAACGATATGGATCCAGCCCTCCTGGCGCATGAACTCCAATGTGCGCTCTCGGTTAGCGGGCGTGAACCAGCTTTGATGGCGAAACTCCAGCGCTAGCGGCAGGTTCCCCATCCATTTGCGGATCGCGCGCAGCTGCCGGACATGCTCCGCCGTGCAGTCGAACCAGGGCGGGAATTGGAACATCACGGCCTTGAGCCGGCCCGCCTCCACCACCGGGCGAATCGAATCCAGATACGCCTGGAACATGTCCCCCGGACCGCCAAACGGCGATTTCCCCCGGCTATGTCCGGTCATCCCTTGGTACGCTTTGATGATAAACGTGAAATCGGACGGCGTCTCCGCCAACCAGCGGCGATAGACCTCTTCCCCCAGTACGGCGTAAAACGAACTGTCCACCTCTACCACGTTAAAATACTTCGCGTACCAAGCGAGCTTGTCTTTGGCCGGCGTTCGGGCAGGGTATAAATCGTCATGATCGCCCCAGCCGGCCAGGCCGATGCGGATCATGACCTCACCCCCTGCCCTCTTCCGAATCTCCGCCGGCGTCAATCACCCGGTGACCGGCGGCTTTCAGCAGCCGGTTCATCACCGCCGAGCCGAGCCCTTCCTCGGGGCAGGCTTCGGCGAGGATATAGGTGACGCCGCATTCGTCGAAGCGGCGGAGCGCAGCGTAGAGACGGTGCGCCGCCGTCTCCAGCTCATCCTCGCGGCCGAGCGAGAGCGCGCAGTCGGCGCGGTAGGACGGGAGGCGCTCGTCGAAGGCGAGCACGCCCGTCTTCTCCCCGCGCGCCGTGGCCGCCGCGAGCTCGGCCCGGATGCGGTCCGCCACCCGGTCGGCGGACCCGCGCACAATATGCAACACGCCCTGCGGCGCATAGTGCGTGTACTTCATGCCCGGCGCGCGAGGCGCAGCCGCCGGGCCAGGGGCCGCTTCGCCGCCCGCCTTCGCCTTCGGCTGCAGGGCGGCGTCCAGCCGCACGCCCGCGCCAGCCACGCGGGCGAGCTGCTCCACCGTGATCCCGCCAGGGCGGAGCACGGTGACAACCCCGTCCCGGCCGGCTTCCACGACCGTCGACTCTAGGCCCACCCCGGTGGGCCCGCCGTCGACGATGCCGTCAATGCGGCCGGACAAGTCCTCGCCCACGTGGCTCGCCAGCGTGGGGCTCGGACGGCCAGACCGGTTGGCGCTAGGCGCCGCCACTGGGCACGCCGCTGCGGCGATCAGCCGCAGCGCCACGTCGTGGGCGGGCATACGCACGCCCACGGTGGACAACCCCGCCGTCACGCGCGGTGAGACGGCGCCTTCGGACACGGGCAGCACCAGCGTGAGCGGCCCGGGCCAAAACGCCTCCATGAGCCGCCGTGCCGTCTCGTTCACTTCCGTGACGAGTCCGTCCAGCTGGCTCACGTCGGCGATGTGCACGATGAGCGGATTATCGGACGGGCGGCCCTTAGCGGCAAAAATCGCCTCCACCGCCGCCGTATTCCGCGCATCCGCGCCAAGCCCATACACCGTCTCCGTCGGGAACGCCACCGTCCCGCCGGAGGCTAGTACAGCGGCGGCTTCTTTCAGCGCCGCCGCTTCCTCCGCATCCACATCATCCGGCACTCCAGCCCCAGCTCCAGTTCCAGGCTGGACATGCCACCAACGTGTCGTTTTGGAGGCCACTTCTTTTAAAGCAGGAAGATCCCCGCTGTGTTCCGCTTGATTTGGTTTCATAGATTCCTGTCGGCTCATTCTCGTTCATCCCAAACTGTTCAATAATATATTCTACTATTATACCCGAACCCAGCCATGCGCATAGCCGCAAAAAAACCGCCCGGCATCCCCGAACGGTTAAACAGTTCTCAATATATAAATCATTAAGCAAATAGACTAACAATCCAGTTCCAGAGCTTCACCAGCATATCCCACAGGAAGAAACGCACTTCCGTCTCCTCCGGTTCAACCTGAACGGCATCTCCCGCAGCCCCGGCAGCCGAGGCCTTTGCTGTTGCAGTGGTTACCGCCCCCGCGTCCTTAGCCAACGCGTCCCCGCTCCCGGCGTCGATGAAGCAAAGCGGCGGAAACAACACACACCACCAGTTTTTCCCTTTCCCCTCGCCCAGCGTCACGCGCAGCGCTTCGTAGTCGCCCGCTGGATAAACGGCACCGCCGTACATTTTGGTCGGAAACGGCACGGTGCCGAGCTCAACTTGATAGTCGTAGTTTTTGCCATATTGCTTAAGCGTTTGACCAACTTGCTCCTCGATAGCCGGCAGATGCTCGCGGATCACCTGGCGCGCTTCCTCCAGACTCTGCGGATTCTCCAGCTGTGCAACCCAGCCGTTCATTTGCTCAACGACAGCATCGCGAACACGACGTTTGACGAGTTGATCCGCAGCTCCATCCGAATTTGCAAGAATGCGCAGCCGAATCGATTCCTGCGGAATCTGAGAAATCACCGCTTGCGACCCCGCCGCCGCGGCTGTATCAACCATTTGTCCTTCCCAGGACATCATCAACATAACAATCGAAAAAAAGATAAGTGCGATTTTCTTACGGGAAAATGAACGTCTACCCATGATTCCTTGCTCCTAACCAAACCGGTATTTCAGCCGCTGATGTCTATCAGTATGTCCGGTTAAGAGACT
This region includes:
- a CDS encoding TIGR01440 family protein produces the protein MEREKLGTLRTQVATIAEEVAAAAHLGPGKLLVIGASTSEVAGKRIGTSGAEDIAAELWAGIEQVRAKYGFDVAFQCCEHLNRALVVERAVLERLSLTEVAAVPVPKAGGSMAAAAYRRLSAPCLAETLEAHAGIDIGETLIGMHLRRVAVPFRPSLRQVGQARVTAATTRPKLIGGERAVYTLPPDSDSTLCDEE
- a CDS encoding low molecular weight protein arginine phosphatase, with translation MRILFVCTGNTCRSPMAEGMLRKLARDRGLDVEVRSAGVAAMKGASISRHAEAVLRDRGIKDTFESTPLYAELAEWADLILTLTQGHKRQVIHSFPETADKIFTLKEYVEEDASILATLEEFRRLAADRELARALGNEWPAEQQRRLDELHLRLPTFDISDPFGGSRADYDRTAAEISAALEKLIAKLERGEGH
- a CDS encoding manganese efflux pump MntP; translated protein: MTEAYERLGELVTILLMAIALGLDALSLGVGIGMKGVRRKDAFRIGTMVALFHVLMPLLGIAAGQYVGALLGSLARYVAGGLLFLLGAHMIVSSVKGSGVQSINHRTWLGVLLFSLSVSIDSFSVGVSLGMFQGDWLLTVLAFGFFGGIMSLVGLAMGRGVGRSLGDYGEAAGGAILLAFGLLFIF
- a CDS encoding DUF72 domain-containing protein encodes the protein MIRIGLAGWGDHDDLYPARTPAKDKLAWYAKYFNVVEVDSSFYAVLGEEVYRRWLAETPSDFTFIIKAYQGMTGHSRGKSPFGGPGDMFQAYLDSIRPVVEAGRLKAVMFQFPPWFDCTAEHVRQLRAIRKWMGNLPLALEFRHQSWFTPANRERTLEFMRQEGWIHIVCDEPQIGRGSVPTVLEPTDPELTIVRMHGRNAAGWSQASAPNWREIRTLYRYSLEELQDWVGMLDQLFSQGTKEICMIFNNNSGGDAAANALDMMGLLGQSPRELPPRQIDLFGGWED
- a CDS encoding L-threonylcarbamoyladenylate synthase; translated protein: MKPNQAEHSGDLPALKEVASKTTRWWHVQPGTGAGAGVPDDVDAEEAAALKEAAAVLASGGTVAFPTETVYGLGADARNTAAVEAIFAAKGRPSDNPLIVHIADVSQLDGLVTEVNETARRLMEAFWPGPLTLVLPVSEGAVSPRVTAGLSTVGVRMPAHDVALRLIAAAACPVAAPSANRSGRPSPTLASHVGEDLSGRIDGIVDGGPTGVGLESTVVEAGRDGVVTVLRPGGITVEQLARVAGAGVRLDAALQPKAKAGGEAAPGPAAAPRAPGMKYTHYAPQGVLHIVRGSADRVADRIRAELAAATARGEKTGVLAFDERLPSYRADCALSLGREDELETAAHRLYAALRRFDECGVTYILAEACPEEGLGSAVMNRLLKAAGHRVIDAGGDSEEGRG
- the spoIIR gene encoding stage II sporulation protein R, translated to MGRRSFSRKKIALIFFSIVMLMMSWEGQMVDTAAAAGSQAVISQIPQESIRLRILANSDGAADQLVKRRVRDAVVEQMNGWVAQLENPQSLEEARQVIREHLPAIEEQVGQTLKQYGKNYDYQVELGTVPFPTKMYGGAVYPAGDYEALRVTLGEGKGKNWWCVLFPPLCFIDAGSGDALAKDAGAVTTATAKASAAGAAGDAVQVEPEETEVRFFLWDMLVKLWNWIVSLFA